From the Acetobacter aceti genome, one window contains:
- a CDS encoding PAS domain-containing sensor histidine kinase gives MLRRALEMRSVTITLVALALLLVFAIFVVLSGGGALAHHPLLQNGIFILGGATLLLLAVTSGLWVRRLIHERQREGTAGARLHVRLVALFGMVAVAPTIVVGIFATIFFDYGIQIWFSDRVNTALNEALQASRGYLTEHNANIRTEAFSLSNFLVSAENELQNNGTDLLHDPETLGQMLDSQATIRGLTEAVVYDPITNKVIAAGGLLSRSGYDQPLPPPAATMMARTNDVAIYDSPDEKVVRAVVALGETPEMMLVITRPVDPEILGHMRKTEKVVADYKRLDHNRTKIQITFVIIFALVALLVMLAAALMGLTLARQIARPLGLLMDASHRVSEGDLSVRVPEEGRDDEIRSLSHAFNLMTDELASQRSQLMDAYEQINERRRFTEAVLSGVSAGVIGLDGLARIELPNRVACDLLGKDLTECAGEPLVKVVPEFEPVLNALQSGDGRVQTQEVQIGVPGSRRVLFVRAAAEMRNNLVAGYVVTFDDITALQSAQRKAAWADVARRIAHEIKNPLTPIQLAAERLKRRFLREITSDPETFQQCADTIVRQVGDIGRMVDEFSAFARMPQPRMAEENLSSIIRDALILQQGAHPEIRYDVHLLPGGGPLLFCDRRQIGQTLTNLLQNAADAIAMTGRVLQAESGKGGEAASEVTGSIGMIRLDVTEQDDRVHIVVTDDGIGLPREDRDRLTEPYVTHKPKGTGLGLAIVKKIMEDHEGTIELRDRPNAEGTEATLILPLKAGTQKENHGV, from the coding sequence ATGCTGAGGCGGGCGCTGGAAATGCGCAGTGTGACCATCACGCTCGTCGCGCTGGCGTTACTGCTGGTTTTCGCCATCTTCGTGGTGCTGTCGGGTGGAGGCGCTCTGGCGCATCATCCGCTTCTGCAGAACGGTATCTTCATTCTTGGTGGCGCGACGCTTCTGCTCCTTGCTGTGACGAGCGGCCTTTGGGTCCGGCGTCTGATCCATGAGCGTCAACGCGAGGGAACCGCAGGCGCCCGGCTGCATGTCCGGCTGGTGGCCCTGTTCGGTATGGTCGCGGTGGCGCCCACGATCGTCGTGGGTATTTTTGCGACAATATTCTTCGACTACGGAATCCAGATCTGGTTTTCGGATCGGGTCAACACGGCGCTGAATGAGGCTCTGCAGGCGTCGCGCGGTTATCTGACCGAGCATAATGCCAACATCCGGACGGAAGCTTTCTCCCTCTCCAATTTTCTTGTCAGTGCGGAGAATGAGCTTCAGAACAACGGCACCGATCTGCTGCATGATCCGGAAACGCTGGGGCAGATGCTGGACAGTCAGGCGACGATCCGCGGCCTGACGGAAGCAGTGGTCTACGACCCCATCACCAACAAGGTCATCGCCGCGGGTGGACTGCTCAGCCGCTCGGGGTACGACCAGCCGTTGCCACCGCCTGCCGCCACGATGATGGCCCGCACCAACGACGTGGCGATCTATGACAGCCCGGACGAAAAAGTCGTGCGCGCGGTTGTGGCGCTGGGCGAAACGCCGGAGATGATGCTGGTCATCACGCGGCCTGTCGATCCGGAAATTCTCGGCCATATGCGCAAGACCGAGAAGGTTGTGGCTGATTACAAACGGCTCGATCATAATCGGACAAAAATCCAGATCACGTTTGTAATCATCTTCGCACTGGTGGCGCTGCTGGTGATGCTGGCGGCGGCCCTGATGGGACTGACGCTCGCCCGACAGATTGCGCGTCCTCTCGGGTTGCTCATGGATGCATCGCATCGTGTCAGTGAGGGCGATCTTTCGGTGCGTGTGCCGGAAGAAGGCCGCGACGACGAAATACGCAGCCTGTCACACGCTTTTAACCTCATGACGGATGAACTGGCGAGTCAGCGTTCGCAACTCATGGACGCCTATGAGCAGATCAACGAGCGACGACGGTTCACCGAGGCCGTGCTGTCCGGCGTGTCAGCCGGTGTGATCGGTCTGGACGGGCTGGCGCGCATCGAGCTGCCGAACCGTGTGGCGTGCGACCTGCTCGGCAAGGATCTGACGGAGTGCGCGGGCGAGCCCCTGGTGAAGGTCGTGCCGGAATTCGAACCTGTGCTGAACGCGCTTCAGTCCGGCGATGGCCGGGTGCAGACGCAGGAAGTGCAGATTGGCGTGCCGGGCAGCCGCCGCGTGCTGTTCGTCCGTGCGGCGGCGGAGATGCGGAACAATCTGGTGGCTGGATACGTCGTCACATTCGATGACATTACCGCGCTCCAGTCCGCCCAGCGCAAGGCGGCATGGGCGGACGTCGCCCGACGCATCGCGCATGAAATCAAAAATCCACTCACGCCGATTCAGCTTGCCGCCGAACGGCTCAAGCGTCGATTCCTGCGCGAGATCACGTCTGATCCTGAAACATTCCAGCAATGTGCGGATACAATCGTGCGTCAGGTGGGCGACATCGGAAGGATGGTTGACGAATTCTCGGCGTTCGCCCGGATGCCGCAGCCACGCATGGCGGAAGAAAACCTGTCCAGCATCATTCGGGACGCCCTGATTCTGCAGCAGGGAGCACATCCGGAAATTCGTTATGATGTGCATCTGCTGCCGGGGGGAGGGCCGTTACTCTTCTGCGATCGTCGGCAGATCGGCCAGACACTGACCAATCTGCTTCAGAATGCAGCGGACGCCATCGCCATGACTGGGCGTGTGCTCCAAGCGGAATCTGGAAAAGGAGGCGAGGCTGCCTCAGAAGTGACAGGTTCCATCGGTATGATCCGCCTTGACGTGACAGAGCAGGATGACCGGGTGCATATCGTAGTCACGGATGACGGAATCGGCCTGCCCAGGGAAGATCGGGACCGGCTGACCGAACCTTATGTCACACACAAGCCCAAAGGGACGGGTCTGGGGCTGGCCATTGTCAAGAAAATCATGGAAGACCATGAAGGAACGATAGAGCTGAGGGATCGTCCGAATGCGGAAGGTACTGAAGCTACTCTGATTTTGCCGCTCAAGGCTGGAACACAGAAAGAGAATCATGGCGTATGA
- the ntrC gene encoding nitrogen regulation protein NR(I) produces the protein MPLPTILVADDDRSIRTVLSQALGRAGYQVRTTASAATLWQWIEEGEGDLVITDVMMPDENGLDLVPRIRKARPDLRILVMSAQSTLVTAVKATQRGAFEYLPKPFDLTELLSVVERALSTPQQSLVAAQPALSSAEEKMPLTGRSAAMQDIYRMIARLTTSDLTVMITGESGTGKELVARALHDYGQRRTGPFVAVNVAAIPREQIEAELFGQERSVNGLAGTRSSGRFEQAAGGTLFLDEVGDMSPEAQTRVLRVLQEGEFTTAGGRQPIRSNVRIIASTHRDLHQAIRDGSFREDLFYRLNVVPIRIPPLRERTEDIPLLARHFLSQCNEEGQAPRTLADDAIIRLQAWRWPGNVRELENLMRRISVLYPHDVISGAVIEGELSEASRQRPLSVASHDEEEEPFSVVVERHLRKYFTAAEENGVPPTALHERVIAEIERPLIRLTLDATRGNQIRAAAMLGVNRNTLRKRIKDLEISVTKGSSAREAI, from the coding sequence ATGCCGTTGCCCACTATCCTTGTCGCTGACGATGATCGCTCGATCCGGACGGTTCTCAGTCAGGCTCTGGGCCGCGCCGGATATCAGGTCCGCACCACAGCCAGCGCCGCCACCTTATGGCAGTGGATTGAAGAAGGTGAAGGAGATCTGGTCATCACGGATGTGATGATGCCGGACGAAAACGGGCTGGACCTTGTGCCGCGGATCAGAAAGGCGCGCCCGGATCTGCGTATTCTCGTGATGAGCGCCCAGTCCACGCTGGTCACGGCCGTCAAGGCGACACAGAGGGGCGCCTTCGAATATCTGCCGAAACCCTTTGATCTGACGGAGTTGCTGTCGGTCGTCGAGCGGGCCTTGAGCACGCCTCAACAGTCGCTCGTGGCGGCGCAGCCCGCACTCTCTTCCGCCGAAGAAAAGATGCCGCTGACAGGGCGTTCGGCGGCGATGCAGGACATCTACCGGATGATCGCGCGCCTCACGACGTCAGATCTCACGGTGATGATCACGGGAGAAAGCGGCACGGGCAAGGAACTGGTCGCACGGGCGCTCCATGATTACGGGCAGCGGCGGACCGGTCCCTTCGTTGCGGTGAATGTCGCCGCCATTCCGCGTGAGCAGATCGAAGCCGAGTTGTTCGGGCAGGAACGCAGTGTCAACGGCCTTGCCGGGACACGATCCTCCGGACGCTTTGAACAGGCGGCGGGAGGAACCCTGTTTCTTGATGAGGTCGGCGACATGTCGCCGGAAGCGCAGACCCGGGTGCTGCGCGTTCTTCAGGAAGGAGAATTCACGACGGCAGGAGGCAGGCAGCCGATCCGTTCCAATGTGCGGATCATTGCTTCGACGCATCGGGATCTGCATCAGGCCATACGGGACGGCTCGTTCAGGGAGGATCTGTTTTACCGCCTGAACGTCGTGCCGATCCGCATCCCGCCCTTGCGTGAGCGGACTGAGGACATCCCCTTGCTGGCCAGACATTTTCTCAGTCAGTGCAACGAGGAAGGGCAGGCTCCCCGCACTCTGGCAGACGACGCGATCATTCGTCTGCAGGCATGGCGCTGGCCGGGGAATGTGCGCGAACTTGAGAACCTGATGCGGCGTATCTCCGTGCTTTATCCGCATGATGTGATCAGCGGCGCGGTGATAGAGGGCGAACTGTCGGAAGCCAGCCGCCAGCGTCCCTTGTCCGTGGCGTCGCATGATGAGGAGGAGGAGCCTTTCTCCGTTGTTGTCGAGCGGCATCTTCGGAAATACTTCACGGCGGCCGAAGAGAATGGTGTGCCTCCCACGGCCCTGCATGAACGGGTGATCGCCGAAATCGAGCGGCCATTGATCAGGCTGACTCTGGACGCAACACGAGGAAACCAGATCCGTGCCGCCGCCATGCTGGGCGTCAACAGAAACACCCTGCGAAAACGTATCAAGGACCTCGAAATTTCCGTGACCAAAGGGTCTTCCGCTCGGGAGGCGATCTGA
- a CDS encoding nitrogen regulation protein NR(II): protein MKGVPGSGDDPSKKTSGPASRHRAEDQAPDAALLLETLPAPIVLVGQRDHILFVNSEAESFFARSRSLLRQEKLSDLLPADHPLFLLLHQVRQTGNTVTEHGVMISSPRFHYDGVTVQGAAVAEYPGQVLLLIQNASSTRVLDRQLAFRSAARSVSGMAAILAHEVKNPLSGIRGAAQLLESSVAANDKELAVLIRDEADRIRALVDRMEMFSENPEGRRPVNIHRVLEHVRVLAENGVAKGIPIVEEYDPSLPSVWGNRDELIQVLLNLIKNAAEAILDTGEPGQITLVTAYRQGLRLAVPGSDRRRHLPLVVTVRDTGPGFAEAIRPHLFEPFLTTKTSGSGLGLALAGKIVNDHGGVIEVESRPGCTEVSLHLPVVMDEASGMS, encoded by the coding sequence ATGAAGGGTGTCCCAGGAAGCGGCGACGACCCGTCGAAAAAAACGTCTGGTCCGGCCAGCCGTCACAGAGCCGAAGACCAGGCGCCGGATGCGGCGCTTCTGCTGGAAACCTTGCCTGCTCCGATCGTCCTTGTCGGACAGCGGGATCATATCCTCTTCGTCAACTCGGAAGCGGAGAGTTTTTTCGCGCGCTCCCGCTCTTTGCTCAGACAGGAAAAACTCTCTGACCTTCTGCCTGCCGATCATCCCCTTTTTCTCCTGCTTCATCAGGTTCGGCAGACCGGCAATACGGTGACCGAACATGGGGTGATGATCAGTTCACCGCGCTTTCATTATGACGGGGTGACCGTACAGGGAGCGGCTGTCGCCGAATATCCCGGTCAGGTGCTCCTGCTGATTCAGAATGCGTCTTCGACCAGGGTTCTTGATCGTCAGCTTGCCTTCCGTTCCGCTGCGCGAAGTGTATCGGGGATGGCGGCTATTCTGGCGCATGAAGTGAAGAATCCGCTGTCCGGCATCCGAGGTGCTGCCCAGTTGCTGGAAAGCTCGGTTGCCGCGAATGACAAGGAACTTGCTGTTCTCATCCGTGACGAGGCCGATCGCATCCGGGCGCTGGTCGATCGCATGGAAATGTTCAGCGAGAACCCCGAGGGTCGCCGTCCGGTCAATATTCATCGGGTGCTGGAGCATGTGCGGGTGCTGGCCGAAAACGGCGTGGCGAAAGGCATTCCGATCGTCGAGGAGTACGACCCTTCGCTCCCGTCGGTCTGGGGCAACAGGGATGAACTGATTCAGGTTCTGCTCAATCTCATCAAGAACGCGGCGGAAGCCATTCTGGACACAGGCGAACCGGGACAGATCACGCTGGTCACGGCGTACCGTCAGGGACTGCGGCTCGCCGTGCCGGGGTCGGATCGTCGGCGTCATCTGCCGCTTGTGGTGACTGTCCGCGATACGGGGCCGGGATTTGCCGAGGCGATCCGCCCGCATCTGTTCGAGCCGTTTCTCACCACCAAGACCTCGGGGTCCGGGCTGGGACTGGCGCTGGCGGGAAAGATCGTCAACGACCACGGCGGGGTCATCGAAGTCGAGAGTCGGCCCGGTTGTACGGAAGTCAGCCTGCACCTTCCCGTGGTCATGGACGAGGCCAGCGGTATGTCGTGA
- the dusB gene encoding tRNA dihydrouridine synthase DusB: protein MGMAEMNRVGAQCPGPIDLGGVVLDAPVILAPMAGVTDVPFRRLARRFGAGLVVSEMIASWAMVRENEATLRMAEVADAAGPNSIQLAGCDPDAMGEAARIAIGRGADIIDINFGCPVKKVAVGQMAGSALMRDELAAGRLLEATVKAVDVPVTLKMRMGWDHDHLNAPTLARIAQECGIRMITVHGRTRQQFYNGSADWAFVRQVKEAVRLPVIVNGDIVTVDDARQALALSGADGVMIGRGAYGRPWFLGQVAEALRTGETPPDPDLPTERAVVLEHYDSMLRHFGEHPGLRLARKHVSWYSAGLPESAGFRASVNRMDTAVEVIDAINAFYDRQISAGAVRAPHRSRGDGNHTGEARSEADTLQAA from the coding sequence ATGGGTATGGCAGAAATGAACAGGGTAGGGGCCCAGTGTCCCGGGCCGATCGATCTTGGTGGCGTTGTGCTGGATGCACCCGTCATTCTCGCACCAATGGCGGGTGTGACGGATGTGCCGTTCCGCAGGCTTGCCCGTCGGTTTGGCGCTGGTCTGGTCGTGTCTGAAATGATCGCGTCCTGGGCAATGGTCCGCGAAAACGAAGCGACGCTCCGCATGGCCGAAGTCGCTGACGCCGCCGGACCGAATTCCATCCAGTTGGCCGGGTGCGATCCTGACGCCATGGGTGAAGCGGCTCGCATTGCTATCGGCAGGGGCGCGGACATTATCGACATCAATTTCGGCTGCCCGGTCAAGAAGGTCGCGGTTGGTCAGATGGCCGGCTCGGCTCTGATGCGCGATGAGCTTGCGGCGGGACGGCTGCTGGAGGCGACGGTGAAAGCGGTCGATGTGCCCGTCACGCTGAAAATGCGCATGGGATGGGATCATGATCATCTCAACGCGCCCACTCTTGCGCGTATTGCCCAGGAATGCGGCATCCGCATGATCACGGTGCATGGACGGACCCGGCAGCAGTTCTACAACGGGTCCGCGGACTGGGCCTTCGTCCGTCAGGTGAAAGAGGCCGTCCGTCTGCCTGTGATCGTGAACGGCGATATCGTCACTGTTGATGACGCGCGACAGGCGCTTGCTCTCTCGGGAGCCGATGGCGTGATGATTGGACGTGGTGCGTATGGTCGTCCGTGGTTTCTCGGGCAGGTGGCTGAGGCGTTACGTACGGGTGAAACGCCCCCCGATCCGGATCTGCCGACGGAACGTGCCGTTGTTCTGGAACACTATGATTCAATGCTTCGGCATTTCGGCGAGCATCCCGGCCTGAGGCTCGCCCGCAAGCATGTCTCCTGGTATTCGGCAGGACTGCCTGAATCGGCAGGTTTCCGGGCTTCCGTGAACCGGATGGATACGGCGGTCGAGGTGATCGACGCGATCAATGCATTTTACGACCGGCAGATCTCTGCGGGAGCCGTCCGTGCGCCGCATCGTTCGCGAGGGGATGGCAATCACACCGGTGAAGCGAGGAGTGAGGCTGACACACTTCAGGCAGCATGA
- a CDS encoding cation:proton antiporter, protein MEVTGLAAVLLAIALLLVVVSAVQPVARRFEVSETVLLALVGIVIGGGADLIIRSTYTGKIPSVAGTALNGVAETFLDFPVSSEVFLLVFLPVLVFQGALVIDVRRLADEAATVLLLAVVAVLVSTATIGLALMPFAQMPLIVCLLLGSIVATTDPSAVAGIFRDIGASSRLTRLVEGEALLNDAAAIAIFAVLLAAVTSHQSIHIGSAALSFVISFSGAIAIGVIGARMMLYIITALGNAPAAETTMTVALPYIVYILCDEVIGVSGVVATAAAGLTLSVYGPSTFRPQTWQFLNELWQQLVFWAGSLVFVLASMLIPRLLVGMTRWDVVLILIASVAGLVARGAVVFGLLPILAWTRLAPSVPTPFKVTMVWGGLRGAITLALALAVTENPHVSTPVAHFIGIIATGFVLITLLVNGTTLKSVVLFLKLDQLSPMDQALRHQVLSISLEKVAERAKETGEELGFSTDATRSVIDALEVRSHEERSANTFDTALGDRQRVTLALITVANQERSILLDLFRIQGLSRRVMETLLRTSDAMADGARLEGRFGYVRALRKRLKPSIRFRIAQAIHNRFHFDKPLMAAMAERFEMLMVSHLVSLALARFLRDMMEPTLGTRVSEIVAETLSRQRKMLDEALLALRLHYPGYSEALETRIFRQIVIRLEAREIETLHSESLISDELSRELHKDVDRRRVRLDRRMTFNLRNNIELRLRGALIFKGLPAVALHELAQTASLRFPSVGETLLKRGRTAHTVFFVSAGRAEMHVSERDIEYGAGDVIGAREAIENSPMPGTVRAVRFGHMLAIPAARFRRLVEEYPIVSRNLDDVARVNERTKTNTLNMVGTTELDRESQGQGTMKYLSASRE, encoded by the coding sequence ATGGAAGTGACGGGCCTTGCGGCAGTTTTGCTGGCAATTGCGCTGCTGTTGGTTGTTGTGAGTGCGGTACAGCCCGTCGCCCGTCGCTTCGAAGTGTCGGAAACCGTGCTTCTGGCGCTGGTCGGGATTGTCATCGGTGGCGGTGCGGACCTGATTATCCGCAGCACCTACACCGGGAAAATACCCAGCGTCGCGGGAACAGCGCTGAACGGCGTGGCGGAAACCTTCCTCGATTTCCCCGTCAGCAGCGAAGTCTTCCTTCTGGTCTTTCTGCCTGTTCTGGTCTTTCAGGGCGCGCTCGTCATTGATGTGAGGCGACTGGCTGACGAGGCCGCGACTGTCCTTCTGCTGGCTGTCGTCGCGGTGCTGGTGTCCACCGCGACCATCGGGTTGGCCCTGATGCCATTCGCCCAGATGCCGCTCATTGTCTGTCTGCTGCTGGGCTCGATCGTGGCGACAACCGATCCGTCCGCCGTGGCGGGGATTTTCCGTGACATCGGCGCCTCCTCCCGCCTGACCCGGCTGGTGGAGGGCGAGGCGCTTCTCAACGACGCGGCCGCCATCGCCATCTTCGCCGTTCTGCTCGCTGCGGTGACGTCCCATCAGTCCATTCATATCGGGAGCGCCGCGCTCTCTTTCGTAATTTCCTTTTCCGGCGCTATCGCGATCGGCGTCATCGGCGCGCGGATGATGCTCTATATCATCACGGCGCTCGGCAATGCGCCGGCCGCCGAAACCACCATGACCGTCGCGCTGCCCTACATCGTCTATATCCTCTGCGATGAAGTGATCGGGGTGTCCGGCGTGGTGGCGACCGCTGCCGCCGGGTTGACGCTTTCGGTGTATGGACCGTCCACCTTCCGTCCCCAGACATGGCAGTTCCTGAATGAACTGTGGCAACAGCTTGTGTTCTGGGCCGGATCACTCGTCTTCGTGCTGGCGTCAATGCTGATCCCCCGCCTGCTGGTCGGCATGACGCGCTGGGATGTGGTGCTGATCCTGATTGCCAGCGTGGCGGGCCTGGTGGCGCGTGGCGCGGTGGTGTTCGGACTGTTGCCGATCCTCGCATGGACCCGTCTGGCGCCTTCGGTTCCAACGCCATTCAAGGTGACGATGGTGTGGGGTGGCCTGCGTGGGGCCATTACGCTGGCTCTGGCTCTGGCCGTGACGGAAAATCCTCACGTCTCGACGCCGGTGGCGCATTTTATCGGTATCATCGCCACAGGCTTCGTGCTGATCACCCTTCTGGTGAACGGGACGACGCTCAAGTCCGTCGTGCTGTTCCTCAAGCTCGACCAGTTGTCGCCGATGGATCAGGCCCTGCGGCATCAGGTGCTGAGCATCTCTCTTGAAAAAGTGGCCGAACGGGCGAAGGAAACCGGTGAAGAGCTGGGTTTCTCGACCGACGCCACCCGTTCGGTGATCGATGCGCTCGAAGTTCGCAGTCATGAAGAACGCTCGGCCAACACGTTCGATACGGCGCTCGGGGATCGTCAGCGCGTTACGCTGGCGCTGATCACGGTCGCCAATCAGGAAAGGTCCATTCTGCTGGATCTGTTCCGTATTCAGGGTCTGTCGCGCCGGGTGATGGAGACATTGCTGCGGACATCCGACGCGATGGCGGACGGAGCCCGCCTTGAAGGTCGCTTCGGTTATGTGAGGGCGCTCCGGAAACGTCTCAAGCCGTCAATAAGGTTCCGGATCGCCCAGGCTATTCACAACCGTTTCCATTTTGACAAGCCACTGATGGCGGCCATGGCGGAACGGTTCGAGATGCTGATGGTCAGTCATCTTGTCTCGCTGGCTCTGGCCCGTTTTCTGAGAGACATGATGGAGCCGACGCTCGGCACCCGTGTCAGTGAAATCGTGGCGGAGACCCTGTCGCGCCAGCGCAAGATGCTGGACGAAGCATTGCTGGCGCTGAGACTGCATTATCCTGGCTACTCGGAAGCGCTGGAAACCCGGATTTTCAGGCAGATCGTCATTCGGCTTGAGGCGCGGGAGATCGAGACGCTTCACTCGGAATCCCTGATCAGCGATGAACTGTCGCGGGAACTGCACAAGGATGTGGATCGGCGTCGCGTTCGCCTCGACCGGCGCATGACATTCAATCTGCGCAACAATATCGAACTGCGTCTGCGCGGCGCCCTGATTTTCAAGGGACTGCCTGCCGTGGCCTTGCATGAACTTGCGCAGACAGCCTCGCTCCGTTTCCCGTCTGTCGGTGAGACACTCCTGAAGCGTGGTCGCACGGCGCATACGGTATTTTTCGTGAGCGCCGGTCGTGCCGAAATGCATGTCAGTGAGCGGGACATCGAATACGGCGCCGGGGATGTCATCGGGGCGCGGGAAGCAATTGAAAACAGTCCCATGCCGGGTACGGTCCGCGCGGTCAGGTTCGGACACATGCTCGCCATTCCGGCAGCCCGTTTTCGCAGGCTCGTGGAAGAATATCCGATTGTGAGCAGAAATCTCGACGATGTCGCCAGGGTCAATGAGCGTACGAAAACAAACACTCTCAATATGGTCGGAACAACGGAGCTTGATCGTGAGTCCCAGGGACAGGGCACGATGAAATATCTCTCTGCTTCCAGGGAATAG
- a CDS encoding entericidin A/B family lipoprotein, whose translation MNATKTTSVKTAGARIVRIAGAAAFMMSLAACNTVHGAGKDVSAVGHDVSRGAAAAQQSIANSTGASTH comes from the coding sequence ATGAACGCTACTAAAACGACCTCAGTCAAGACAGCCGGCGCCCGGATTGTTCGCATTGCAGGTGCGGCTGCTTTCATGATGAGCCTTGCCGCCTGCAACACTGTTCATGGTGCAGGCAAGGATGTGAGCGCCGTTGGACATGATGTCTCTCGTGGCGCAGCCGCCGCTCAGCAGAGCATCGCCAATTCGACAGGCGCATCCACCCACTAG
- the dcd gene encoding dCTP deaminase yields MPIMPDTWIRRRALNNGMIEPFVENQKREGVISYGLSSYGYDARVADDFKIFTDVNNAIVDPKSFSEESFVSRKADVCIIPPNSFVLAHTIEYFRIPRDTLVVCLGKSTYARCGIIVNVTPLEPEWEGQVTIEISNTTPLPARIYANEGICQFLFFQGASPCEVSYADRAGKYMHQRGVATPRL; encoded by the coding sequence ATGCCGATCATGCCTGACACCTGGATCCGACGCAGGGCGCTCAATAACGGCATGATCGAGCCTTTCGTGGAAAACCAGAAGCGTGAAGGCGTGATTTCCTATGGTCTGTCTTCCTACGGGTATGACGCCCGGGTCGCTGACGATTTCAAGATTTTCACCGATGTGAACAACGCTATCGTTGATCCGAAATCTTTCAGCGAAGAAAGCTTCGTCTCACGCAAGGCCGATGTCTGCATCATTCCGCCAAACAGCTTCGTTCTGGCGCACACAATCGAGTATTTCCGTATTCCGCGCGATACGCTGGTGGTCTGCCTTGGCAAATCCACCTATGCCCGCTGCGGCATCATCGTGAACGTTACCCCGCTGGAACCCGAATGGGAAGGTCAGGTGACGATCGAAATCAGCAACACGACGCCCCTGCCCGCCCGGATCTATGCGAACGAAGGCATCTGCCAGTTCCTGTTCTTCCAGGGCGCATCTCCCTGTGAGGTCAGCTATGCCGACCGCGCGGGAAAATACATGCACCAGCGCGGCGTCGCGACACCGAGGCTCTGA
- the murA gene encoding UDP-N-acetylglucosamine 1-carboxyvinyltransferase codes for MDRFIIRGGKPLHGEITIGGAKNAGLKLMVAGLLTAGRLVLTNVPRIADIATMRDLLVQHGVAVEDLTGDGSSYSIGGEITNTEAPYDIVSKMRASILVLGPLLARCGKARVSLPGGCAIGTRPVDMHLKGLETLGAEIRLEGGYINATAPKGLIGDRVILPFASVGATENLLMAATLAKGCTEIVNAAREPEIGDLVACLNAMGAKITGSGSGTLIIEGVEVLHGAEHRIMPDRIECGTYACAAAITGGDLKLLGGRVDDLGAVVRALEETGVEVTQESYGMRVRRTGALRGVDIMTEPYPGFPTDMQAQFMAMLAVAEGASMITETIFENRFMHVPELNRMGARINVHGSSAIIRGVHALSGAPVMATDLRASFSLILAGLAAHGETTLSRVYHLDRGYEAVEKKLAACGANIERVKG; via the coding sequence ATGGATCGTTTCATCATCCGGGGCGGCAAGCCTCTTCATGGCGAGATCACCATCGGTGGCGCAAAGAACGCCGGCCTGAAACTCATGGTCGCCGGCCTTCTGACGGCTGGACGCCTTGTCCTGACCAATGTGCCGCGCATCGCCGATATCGCCACCATGCGCGATCTGCTGGTCCAGCACGGTGTCGCGGTCGAGGATCTCACGGGCGACGGCTCTTCCTATTCCATTGGCGGCGAGATCACGAACACGGAAGCGCCCTACGACATCGTGTCGAAGATGCGCGCTTCCATCCTTGTGCTTGGTCCGCTGCTCGCCCGTTGCGGCAAGGCCCGTGTCTCTCTTCCCGGTGGCTGCGCGATCGGCACCCGTCCGGTGGACATGCATCTCAAGGGACTTGAGACGCTTGGCGCGGAAATCCGTCTTGAGGGCGGCTACATCAACGCCACAGCGCCGAAGGGACTGATCGGCGATCGGGTCATTCTGCCTTTCGCTTCGGTCGGCGCTACAGAAAACCTGCTGATGGCCGCAACACTGGCCAAGGGATGCACTGAAATCGTCAACGCAGCCCGTGAGCCGGAAATCGGTGATCTGGTCGCCTGTCTTAACGCAATGGGCGCAAAGATTACCGGTTCCGGCAGCGGCACGCTGATCATCGAAGGCGTGGAGGTCCTGCATGGCGCCGAACACCGTATCATGCCGGACCGCATCGAATGCGGCACCTACGCCTGCGCCGCCGCCATTACGGGCGGTGATCTGAAGCTGCTCGGCGGGCGCGTGGACGATCTCGGCGCGGTTGTCCGGGCGCTGGAAGAAACCGGTGTCGAAGTGACGCAGGAAAGCTACGGCATGCGGGTGCGTCGCACCGGCGCGCTCCGTGGCGTCGACATCATGACCGAGCCTTATCCCGGTTTCCCGACGGACATGCAGGCCCAGTTCATGGCGATGCTGGCGGTGGCCGAAGGCGCCTCGATGATCACCGAGACGATCTTCGAGAACCGCTTCATGCATGTGCCGGAACTCAACCGGATGGGCGCGCGTATCAATGTGCATGGTTCGTCCGCGATCATCCGCGGCGTGCATGCCCTCTCCGGCGCGCCGGTCATGGCGACGGACCTGCGGGCCTCGTTCTCGCTGATCCTCGCCGGTCTCGCCGCTCATGGCGAGACGACGCTCAGCCGGGTCTATCATCTGGATCGTGGCTATGAGGCGGTTGAGAAGAAGCTGGCGGCCTGTGGCGCGAACATTGAGCGCGTAAAGGGCTGA